The following are encoded in a window of Thamnophis elegans isolate rThaEle1 chromosome 14, rThaEle1.pri, whole genome shotgun sequence genomic DNA:
- the CHST8 gene encoding carbohydrate sulfotransferase 8 — translation MMKLTCMFSFILLFGAAGLLIFIHLQDPEEVIPQQVPGMRNGRGSQEAKREGASSNDQGGKTQANGGDPFPVGKQRASLHPVQEESVKQQRSGQVQKASAGTRDRPRKGSAPNSARASQRRRKFVLKRSPLRIAVNGSFLGLPILKAEAKDELRWRSLYEVQRERKRIMRETCSKYKSNNKRVITPYHVSRIFVEDKYRILYCEVPKAGCSNWKRVLMVLNGLASSTRVIQHNTVHYGNYLKKLDAFDHKGINYRLSTYTKMLFVREPFEKLVSAFRDKFEHPNNYYHPVFGRPIISKYRPNATKEALRTGSGVKFKEFIQYLLDVHRPVGMDIHWDHINRLCSPCLVDYDFIGKFETMEEDANFFLHLINAPQNLTFPRFKDRHSNEERTTTQITQQYFTQLSPSQRQRSYDFYYMDYLMFNYSKPFEDLY, via the exons GAATGAGAAACGGCCGGGGATCTCAGGAAGCTAAAAGA GAAGGCGCGTCGAGCAATGATCAGGGCGGGAAAACGCAGGCAAATGGAGGTGATCCCTTTCCGGTGGGAAAGCAGAGGGCTTCATTACACCCCGTGCAAGAGGAGTCGGTGAAGCAGCAACGCTCGGGCCAAGTCCAGAAGGCTTCAGCAGGGACCAGAGACCGACCACGGAAAGGCTCAGCTCCTAATTCTGCCAGGGCCTCTCAACGGAGGAGGAAATTTGTCCTGAAAAGAAGCCCCCTCCGGATTGCCGTGAATGGCTCCTTCCTCGGCCTGCCCATCCTGAAAGCTGAGGCGAAGGACGAGCTGAGGTGGAGAAGCCTCTATGAGGTCCAGAGAGAGAGGAAGCGCATCATGAGAGAGACTTGCTCCAAGTACAAGAGCAACAACAAGAGAGTAATCACCCCTTACCACGTGTCCAGGATATTTGTGGAAGATAAATATCGGATTTTATATTGTGAAGTCCCTAAGGCCGGCTGCTCCAACTGGAAGAGAGTCCTCATGGTTCTCAATGGACTGGCCTCCTCAACCAGGGTGATTCAGCATAATACGGTCCATTATGGGAATTATTTGAAGAAGCTGGATGCTTTCGATCACAAAGGGATCAACTACAGGCTCAGCACTTACACTAAGATGCTCTTTGTTCGCGAACCTTTTGAGAAGTTAGTGTCGGCATTTCGAGACAAGTTTGAGCATCCCAACAATTATTACCATCCCGTCTTTGGCAGGCCCATTATTTCCAAGTATCGCCCCAATGCCACCAAGGAGGCTCTGAGGACAGGCTCTGGGGTCAAGTTCAAAGAGTTCATTCAATATCTTCTGGATGTGCATCGGCCGGTTGGCATGGACATCCACTGGGATCACATCAACAGGCTCTGTAGTCCTTGCTTAGTAGACTATGACTTCATTGGGAAATTTGAAACCATGGAAGAAGACGCTAACTTTTTCCTCCATTTGATAAATGCTCCCCAGAACTTGACTTTTCCTAGGTTTAAAGATAGACATTCCAATGAAGAGAGGACAACCACTCAGATCACACAACAATATTTTACACAGCTTTCtccttctcaaaggcagcgtagtTATGATTTCTATTACATGGATTATTTAATGTTTAATTACTCAAAGCCTTTTGAAGACCTTTATTAA